Proteins encoded within one genomic window of Panicum virgatum strain AP13 chromosome 1N, P.virgatum_v5, whole genome shotgun sequence:
- the LOC120653436 gene encoding uncharacterized protein LOC120653436: MFKHSVEPLRWSETPITFDRRDHWIHLPRPGAYPLVVSPVVSHVRLAKVLVDGGSALNIIFASTLQSMGYDMTSLVPSDQAFYDIIPGAGSTPVGRATLPVTFGTRDNYRTKYVNFEVAEFETSYHAILGRPSLTMFMAIPNHTYLLLKMPAPKGVLSVYVDLQTSYTCEAKNIKLSDTLE, encoded by the coding sequence atgttCAAGCACTCGGTTGAACCTCTACGGTGGTCGGAAACGCCGATCACCTTCGACCGCCGCGACCACTGGATCCACCTGCCCAGGCCGGGTGCCTACCCCCTCGTGGTCAGCCCGGTGGTGAGCCATGTCCGCCTGGCCAAAGTACTCGTCGATGGTGGCAGCGCCCTCAACATCATCTTCGCCAGCACactgcagagcatgggctacGACATGACATCCCTGGTCCCATCCGACCAGGCCTTTTACGACATCATCCCTGGAGCCGGGTCGACTCCGGTCGGCCGGGCCACCCTGCCGGTCACCTTCGGCACCCGCGACAACTACCGCACTAAGTACGTCAACTTCGAGGTCGCCGAGTTCGAGAcctcctaccatgccatcctggGAAGACCCTCCCTCACCATgttcatggcgatccccaaccACACGTATCTTCTCCTAAAGATGCCAGCTCCAAAGGGGGTCCTCTCAGTCTACGTAGATCTGCAGACCTCCTACACATGTGAGGCCAAGAACATCAAGCTCTCCGACACCCTGGAATGA